The Streptomyces sp. NBC_00670 genome window below encodes:
- a CDS encoding TetR/AcrR family transcriptional regulator, whose product MVRAGLTPERLALAGAELADEVGFDQVTVSALARRFDVKVASLYSHVKNSHDLKARIALVALEELADRGAAALAGRAGKDALTALANVYRDYAREHPGRYDAARFRLDPEAAAASAGRRHSAMSRAVLRGYDLTEPDQTHAVRLLGSVFHGYVSLEAAGGFSHSAPDSQESWSRILDALDALLRNWPPA is encoded by the coding sequence ATGGTGCGAGCGGGGCTGACCCCGGAACGACTGGCCCTGGCGGGCGCGGAACTGGCCGACGAGGTGGGGTTCGACCAGGTCACGGTCTCCGCGCTGGCCAGGCGGTTCGACGTCAAGGTCGCCAGCCTGTACTCCCACGTGAAGAACTCGCACGACCTCAAGGCGCGCATCGCGCTGGTCGCCCTGGAGGAGCTCGCCGACCGCGGTGCCGCCGCCCTCGCCGGACGCGCCGGCAAGGACGCGCTCACCGCCCTGGCGAACGTCTACCGCGACTACGCCCGGGAGCACCCCGGCCGCTACGACGCGGCGCGGTTCCGGCTCGACCCGGAGGCCGCCGCCGCGAGCGCGGGCCGCCGGCATTCGGCCATGTCCCGGGCGGTGCTGCGCGGCTACGACCTCACCGAGCCGGACCAGACCCACGCGGTCCGGCTGCTGGGCAGCGTCTTCCACGGCTACGTCAGCCTGGAGGCGGCCGGCGGGTTCAGCCACAGCGCCCCGGACTCGCAGGAGAGCTGGTCGCGGATCCTCGACGCCCTCGACGCCCTGCTGCGGAACTGGCCCCCGGCGTGA